One genomic segment of Hordeum vulgare subsp. vulgare chromosome 2H, MorexV3_pseudomolecules_assembly, whole genome shotgun sequence includes these proteins:
- the LOC123430063 gene encoding uncharacterized protein LOC123430063, which produces MPEPHCSVGLLAPLPVGDRRDRNRRLPWTLAPLPFALDSARSGKPRSDLRLRCPWTSSEDPHLPRRPVDRAMAASRAGGERMKTPSVPLALLTRLVLGPTHGPPGRSSARQRRSSQCPAAPPRLCLPEPASWASASPGPAVPAYPAR; this is translated from the exons ATGCCCGAGCCGCACTGCAGCGTTGGCCTCCTAGCGCCACTGCCCGTCGGCGACCGCCGTGACCGGAACAG AAGGTTGCCATGGACGCTTGCCCCGTTGCCATTCGCGTTGGATTCGGCCAGATCTGGTAAGCCGCGCTCGGATCTGCGCCTCCGCTGCCCGTGGACCTCGTCGGAGGACCCGCACCTGCCCCGTCGTCCCGTTGACCGTGCCATGGCCGCTTCTCGTGCTGGTGGCGAGAGGATGAAGACGCCCAGTGTCCCGCTCGCTCTGTTGACCAGGCTAGTGCTTGGGCCAACGCATGGGCCACCCGGCCGCAGTTCAGCTCGCCAGCGCCGCTCGTCTCAATGCCCAGCCGCTCCGCCTCGCCTCTGCCTGCCCGAGCCAGCCTCGTGGGCCTCGGCTTCACCCGGCCCAGCAGTGCCGGCCTACCCCGCGCGTTGA